In Acidimicrobiales bacterium, one genomic interval encodes:
- a CDS encoding dTDP-4-dehydrorhamnose 3,5-epimerase, with the protein MAEVHGSVVIDGVVLVDPVVHGDERGLFVETWRQEWLPDVPEMVQANRADRTAGTVVGLHYHRHQADYWYVVAGRARVVLHDLRVGSPTLGATLELDLGGAGPERHRGVYIPPGVAHGFAAVTDVTLTYLVDGYHDPDDELGVAWDDPAIGADWGVAEPVLSARDLANPACADLADEFRPLFGER; encoded by the coding sequence GTGGCTGAGGTACACGGGTCGGTGGTGATCGACGGCGTCGTGCTCGTCGACCCGGTGGTGCACGGCGACGAGCGGGGCCTGTTCGTCGAGACGTGGCGCCAGGAGTGGCTACCCGACGTACCGGAGATGGTCCAGGCCAACCGGGCCGACCGGACGGCTGGCACGGTCGTGGGCCTGCACTACCACCGCCACCAGGCCGACTACTGGTACGTGGTGGCCGGGCGGGCACGGGTGGTGCTCCACGACCTGCGGGTCGGCTCGCCGACCCTCGGGGCGACCCTGGAGCTGGACCTGGGTGGCGCCGGCCCGGAGCGCCACCGTGGCGTGTACATCCCACCGGGGGTGGCCCACGGGTTCGCAGCGGTCACCGACGTGACGCTCACCTACCTGGTGGACGGCTACCACGACCCGGACGACGAGCTGGGGGTGGCCTGGGACGATCCGGCCATCGGTGCCGACTGGGGGGTGGCCGAGCCGGTCCTGTCGGCCCGCGACCTCGCCAACCCGGCTTGCGCTGACCTCGCCGACGAGTTCAGGCCGTTGTTCGGGGAGCGTTGA